Proteins encoded by one window of Cervus canadensis isolate Bull #8, Minnesota chromosome 18, ASM1932006v1, whole genome shotgun sequence:
- the PDP2 gene encoding pyruvate dehydrogenase [acetyl-transferring]-phosphatase 2, mitochondrial, with translation MSSTVSYWILSSARKTVATLQGGQRLYSRYASNRIKSKWRLFPQGPATLKDNTAAWGGIALRKAYRHTSTEEEDFHLQLSPDQVNEVLRAGESAHKILDLVSRAPDSVLRFESNHLAANSPVEDRGGIAACLQTNGLLFGIFDGHGGHACAQAVSERLFYYVAVSLMSQQTLEQMEEAMESMKPLLPILQWLKHPGDSIYKDVTSVHLDHLRVYWQELLNLHMEMGLNTEEALMYSFQRLDSDISLEIQAPLEDEMTRNLSLQVAFSGATACLAHVDGVHLHVANAGDCRAILGVQEDNGMWSCLPLTQDHNAWNPAELSRLKREHPQSEDRTVIMENRLLGVLMPCRAFGDVQLKWSKELQRSVLERGFDTEALNIYQFTPPHYYTPPYLTARPEVTYHRLRPQDKFLVLASDGLWDVLGNEDVVRLVVEHLAEEGQHKPDLAQRPTNLGLMQSLLQQRKAQGLHVADQNAATRLIRYAIGNNEYGEMEPERLSAMLTLPEDLARMYRDDITVTVVYFNSESIGASSKRS, from the coding sequence ATGTCAAGTACTGTGTCCTACTGGATTCTCAGTTCTGCAAGGAAGACTGTTGCCACATTACAGGGGGGACAACGTTTATATTCAAGGTATGCCTCAAATAGGATTAAATCAAAATGGAGACTCTTTCCTCAGGGGCCAGCCACCCTAAAAGACAACACCGCTGCATGGGGTGGCATTGCTCTGCGGAAAGCCTACAGACACACATCAACGGAGGAAGAGGACTTCCACTTGCAGCTCAGCCCCGATCAGGTAAATGAGGTCCTCCGAGCTGGTGAGTCGGCCCACAAGATTCTTGACCTTGTCAGCAGAGCTCCAGATTCAGTGTTACGGTTTGAGAGCAACCATCTAGCTGCCAATTCCCCAGTAGAGGACCGGGGAGGTATAGCTGCCTGCCTGCAGACCAATGGACTGCTGTTTGGCATCTTTGATGGACACGGTGGCCACGCATGTGCTCAAGCAGTGAGTGAGAGGCTCTTCTACTATGTGGCCGTGTCACTAATGTCCCAGCAGACTCTGGAGCAAATGGAGGAGGCCATGGAAAGCATGAAGCCCCTGCTGCCCATCCTTCAGTGGCTCAAGCACCCAGGGGACAGTATCTACAAGGATGTCACGTCGGTGCATCTTGATCACCTCCGTGTCTACTGGCAGGAGCTGCTAAACCTGCACATGGAAATGGGGCTGAACACTGAGGAAGCATTAATGTACTCCTTCCAGAGACTGGATTCTGACATCTCGCTAGAGATTCAGGCCCCCCTCGAAGATGAGATGACTAGGAACCTTTCACTCCAGGTTGCTTTCTCAGGGGCAACGGCTTGCTTGGCCCATGTTGATGGGGTTCACTTGCACGTGGCAAATGCTGGTGACTGCCGGGCCATCCTTGGTGTCCAGGAAGACAACGGCATGTGGTCTTGTCTGCCCCTCACCCAGGACCACAATGCCTGGAACCCAGCCGAGCTGTCACGGCTGAAAAGAGAGCATCCTCAGTCCGAGGACAGGACGGTCATCATGGAAAACAGGCTGCTGGGTGTCCTCATGCCCTGCAGGGCCTTTGGGGATGTCCAGCTGAAGTGGAGTAAAGAGCTGCAGCGCAGCGTCCTGGAGCGGGGCTTCGACACCGAGGCCCTCAACATCTACCAGTTCACCCCCCCGCACTACTACACCCCACCTTACCTGACAGCCAGGCCAGAGGTCACCTACCACAGGCTGAGGCCCCAGGATAAGTTCCTCGTGCTGGCCTCTGATGGCCTGTGGGACGTGCTGGGCAACGAGGATGTGGTGAGGCTGGTGGTGGAGCACCTGGCTGAAGAGGGTCAGCACAAGCCAGACCTGGCCCAGAGACCCACCAACCTGGGACTCATGCAGAGCCTGTTGCAGCAGAGGAAAGCCCAGGGCCTCCACGTGGCCGACCAAAACGCGGCCACACGTCTGATCAGATACGCCATAGGGAACAACGAATACGGGGAGATGGAGCCTGAGCGGCTGTCGGCGATGCTGACGTTGCCAGAAGACTTGGCGAGAATGTACAGGGATGACATCACAGTCACCGTGGTATATTTCAACTCAGAATCGATTGGTGCCTCTTCCAAGAGGAGTTAA